The Luteolibacter arcticus sequence GTGGTCCGCATCAGGGTGACCTGCGGGTTGTGGATGTAGAAATTCCGGCCTTTGAACTGCTTCGGCACGCTTTCCTTCACGCCGAAATTCACCATGTCGAGGCAGCCGGGCGCGACCACGCACGGCACTGCCGTCTCCCCGGCGGCATCGAGTCGTTCCGGTCCCGCGGTGAGCACGCCGCCGACCAGTTCGTCCGCCCACTCGGTGGTGGTGATGTCGAGCACGCCGGCGACCATGCCGCTGCCGATCAAGGCCTCCATCGCGCGGCCGCCGTTCCCGGTGGCGGCGAAGACGAGCACCTCATAACCAGCTTCCTCAAGAACGCTTTTCGCCTCGGTGACGCACGCGGTGGTGTTGCCAAACATGCTGGCCACGATCAGCGGTCTCGCGTCCGAGGTCGCGATCTCGGCGTCCACCATCCCGCAGATCGCCCCGGCCGCGCGCGAGAAAATCACCCGCGACACGCGGTTCAGCCCGGCGACATCGGCGATGCTCGGCATCATCACGATGTCCTTGGTGCCGAGGTAGGGGGCGGTATTCCCACTCGCCAGGGTGGACACCATCACCTTCGGAAATCCCAGCGGCAGCGCCCGCATCGCCGCGGTACCGATCGCCGTGCCTCCGCCTCCACCCAGCGAGATGATGCCCTCGATCCGGCCATCGCGGAAGAGCTTCTCGATCATCTTCGGCGCCGCCTGCGACATCGCGACGACGCACTCGCCGCGATCGCGGCGGGCCGAAAGAGCGGCTAGGTCGATCTTCCCCGCCTCCGCCACCTCCTCGCGGGTGATGTCCGGCTTCACCACCGGCGGAGCGCCGCTGCCGACATCGATCAGCAACGCCTCGTGCCCGCGGCGGCGGATGAGATTGGCGACGAAGGCGTGCTCTTCGCCTTTGGTGTCGAGCGCTCCGAGGACTGCGATGGTGGCCATATCCGAATCTCCTAGTGTTTCCGCTTCACCGGAATCGCCTTGAACTCGCGGGTCAAGTCCGTGAGCGATTGCTCCACCGCCATCCGCTCCAGCGACGATGCGCCCACGAAGCCGGAGGCATCGGTGTGCTCGTTGATATAGGCGGCATCCTCCGGCGTGTTGATCGGGCCGCCGTGGCTGAGGTAGATGATATCGTCACGCACCATGCGTCCGGCATCGATGATCGTCTGCGTGCGCTTGGCCGCTTCGGACAAGCTCATCGTCGCATCCACCACGCCGACCGAGCCGCCGACGGTGGTGCCGACGTGGGCGATAATCACATCCGCTCCGGCCTCGGCCATCGCCTTCGCCTCCTCCGGCGCATCGACGTAGACGATGCTGAAAAGATCCATCCGGCGGGCGAGCGCCACCATCTCGAATTCCTTCTTCACGCTCATCCCCGTCTCCTCGAGGATCTGGCGGAACTTGCCATCGACGATGCAGTGGGTCGGGAAATTGTTCACGCCGGAGAAGCCCATGTCCTTCACCTTACCGAGCCAGTGCCACATGCGGCGGCGCGGGTCGGTGGCGTGGACACCGCAAATCACGGGCGTTTCCTCCACGATCGGCAGCACCTCATATTCACCGATCTCCATCGCGACGGCATTCGCATCGCCATAGGCCATCAGCCCGGCGGTCGAGCCGTGGCCGGCCATCCGGAAGCGGCCGCTATTATAGATGATGATGAGATCGGCCCCACCCTTCTCGATGAATTTCGCGCTGATACCCGTACCCGCGCCAGCGGCAATGATGGGCAGGCCTTTCGAAAGCGTGTCGTGCAGGCGCTCCAACACTTCCGCACGCGTGTAGGGATTTCCTTTTCCGGTCCAAGGGTTCGGCATGACGGCATTCTATGACGTCGCGCACCCCCGCGGTCTAGCCCCGGAACGGTCACCACCGCCCACCATCGGCTATCGGAAATCCCCACCGTCTCAGCGGGACCGGCCGCTACCGCTCAAAAGATAAACCGCAAATGACCCGAGCCAGTGCTCGCCCTCGTAGTGACCGGTGGCCACCAGCGCCAGCCCGGCATCGGCGTGTTTGTCAGCAGCATCTAACAAAACCTTCCGCCGCGGATCGTCCTCCGGCAGCACCGAGGCAATTCCGCGCATGGTCCAGGCACGATTCAGATTGAGACCGGCAAGATGGATCAGATGCCCGTCGGTGGGATCGCTGACATTCACCGGAGTCAGGAGGTTACCCGCCTTGCCCGTCGCCAGATCTGGAAAGTAACCGCTGAGCCATGTGGCGAACTCCCCGGCCGGCAGCACCCGGCGCATCAGGTCCGCGACATTGAGGCCGGGTGAAAAGAAGTCATTGCCGGAGGGTTCATAGGCAGCCGGATAGTCGCGGTCCGCTCCGTAGAACTGGCGGCATTTCCCGATCAACAGCTTCTCAAACTCCGCATCGCCGGAGCCCCGGGCATAGTCGAGCATCTGGCCGAGCGGAAACGAGGTCTCGGGATGAAAGCCACATCGGACCGGCCAATCCAACTTGGGCAGGTAATCCTTCGCGAGGCCCACGATCTCCTTCTCCAGCGGCTCCAGGTGGCGTGCCCATGCGCGAGCGTCGGCATCATCCCACGTACGCAATTCCAGGGCGAGTCTCAGCGCCCACGCCCAGCCATACATCCGCTCAAAGCTGCGGTTCTCCTTCTTTCGAAAGTAATCGGCCTCCGCCGCTAAGCCCTCCTGCGTAAACCGACGTTGGAGCATGTTCCGGGTTTCACCCGCGAAGGGTGCCTCCGGGAATTGCTTGAGCAGTCGCACCAGCATCCAATGACCGTGGACCGACGAGTGCCAGTCGAAGTGCCCGTAAAACACCGGGTGCATCTCACGCGGCGACTTCAAGTCGTCCGGCCCCGTGGTCACGTGGCCGGTCTTGTTCGGGAACTCGCGGTCAATTCCCGCCAAGGCCAGTTTCGCGAACCCCGCCGCCTGCTCAATCGTCATTGCAGTCTCCTGAGCGAAGCCCGCCGGGAGAACAAGGGCGACAAGGGTCGCAACAGCAAAGAACCGCCTCAT is a genomic window containing:
- a CDS encoding Tm-1-like ATP-binding domain-containing protein, giving the protein MATIAVLGALDTKGEEHAFVANLIRRRGHEALLIDVGSGAPPVVKPDITREEVAEAGKIDLAALSARRDRGECVVAMSQAAPKMIEKLFRDGRIEGIISLGGGGGTAIGTAAMRALPLGFPKVMVSTLASGNTAPYLGTKDIVMMPSIADVAGLNRVSRVIFSRAAGAICGMVDAEIATSDARPLIVASMFGNTTACVTEAKSVLEEAGYEVLVFAATGNGGRAMEALIGSGMVAGVLDITTTEWADELVGGVLTAGPERLDAAGETAVPCVVAPGCLDMVNFGVKESVPKQFKGRNFYIHNPQVTLMRTTPEECAELGEIIAAKVNMFAAPSAVMIPTKAISVISAPGQPFHDPAADRALFAALKRDARVPVIEFDMEINDPAFARACAEKLLELMRGVDLE
- a CDS encoding phosphoenolpyruvate hydrolase family protein translates to MPNPWTGKGNPYTRAEVLERLHDTLSKGLPIIAAGAGTGISAKFIEKGGADLIIIYNSGRFRMAGHGSTAGLMAYGDANAVAMEIGEYEVLPIVEETPVICGVHATDPRRRMWHWLGKVKDMGFSGVNNFPTHCIVDGKFRQILEETGMSVKKEFEMVALARRMDLFSIVYVDAPEEAKAMAEAGADVIIAHVGTTVGGSVGVVDATMSLSEAAKRTQTIIDAGRMVRDDIIYLSHGGPINTPEDAAYINEHTDASGFVGASSLERMAVEQSLTDLTREFKAIPVKRKH
- a CDS encoding DUF2891 domain-containing protein, whose translation is MTIEQAAGFAKLALAGIDREFPNKTGHVTTGPDDLKSPREMHPVFYGHFDWHSSVHGHWMLVRLLKQFPEAPFAGETRNMLQRRFTQEGLAAEADYFRKKENRSFERMYGWAWALRLALELRTWDDADARAWARHLEPLEKEIVGLAKDYLPKLDWPVRCGFHPETSFPLGQMLDYARGSGDAEFEKLLIGKCRQFYGADRDYPAAYEPSGNDFFSPGLNVADLMRRVLPAGEFATWLSGYFPDLATGKAGNLLTPVNVSDPTDGHLIHLAGLNLNRAWTMRGIASVLPEDDPRRKVLLDAADKHADAGLALVATGHYEGEHWLGSFAVYLLSGSGRSR